The following are encoded together in the Lathyrus oleraceus cultivar Zhongwan6 chromosome 3, CAAS_Psat_ZW6_1.0, whole genome shotgun sequence genome:
- the LOC127125956 gene encoding uncharacterized protein LOC127125956 codes for MASDSNSNLRITIERNPSQSRLAELNIKCWPKWGCSPGKYQLKFDAEETCYLLKGKVKAYTKGSSDFVEFGAGDLVTIPKGLSCTWDVSVAVDKYYKFESSSYSSSSSLPSC; via the exons ATGGCTTCAGATTCCAATTCAAATCTTAGAATCACCATTGAAAGAAATCCATCTCAGTCACGTTTAGCTGAATTGAACATCAAGTGCTGGCCCAA ATGGGGTTGTTCACCAGGAAAGTATCAGCTGAAATTTGATGCAGAAGAAACATGCTATTTATTGAAAGGGAAAGTGAAGGCATACACAAAAGGTTCATCAGATTTTGTAGAGTTTGGAGCTGGAGATTTAGTGACAATTCCTAAAGGACTGAGTTGTACATGGGATGTTTCTGTTGCTGTTGACAAGTACTACAAATTTGAATCATCTTCTTATAGTTCTTCTTCATCGTTACCATCATGTTAG